In Geotrypetes seraphini chromosome 11, aGeoSer1.1, whole genome shotgun sequence, the genomic window cagggtgaaacaaagatagaaatggggcacggagaatgagagaaagacagacatagagaaagaaagggggcatggagagagaaagaaagaaggggtagggtgaaataaagaaaaaatttggggagggaaagaggtctggaggagaggaagcatacaggaggctgaaagaagggaagaaatattggatgcacaatcagaagaataaagtacaaccagagactgatgaaattaccaaacaaaggtaggaaaaatgattttattttcaatttagtgatcaaaatatgtccgttttgagaatttatatatgctgtctatattttgcactatggcccccttttactaaaccgcaatagtggtttttagcgcaggaagcctatgagcatcgagagcagcatggggcattcagtgcagctccctgcgctaaaaaccgctattgcggtttagtaaaaagggaggggttatatttgtctatttttgtatggttgttactgaggtgacagtgcatagaatcatctgccttgacctctttgaaaaagcccagaatataaatgataattaacattttctctgcgtacagtgtgctttgtgctttttaaaaattttattgttggtaggtcattttgacttggccacgaaggtaagggagagagagggaggggagctgctgaaagacatctagtaatccttgcaagcTTGACTgggcagggaattatttttgtaaaatcatgttttgttatgtgactggcattatttagactttaatttctattaatgaatagaatgaaaatgatataaaattacttgcttgtttttatgtgcgtgcgctgatggaaagtggagagagagtaggctgaggacactgaagggaaatggggaagagagagtggggagaaggcacaccagggaagggagaggaaagagatgccaagaccatggcaggaaaggaaaggagctaccagaccatggaggtggggagggggaggaggcaaatgccagaccaggtggaaggaaggagagaaaggaaggagaagagatgctagataatgtagtgggagggggagatggaaggagaggagagggatgccagggcatgagggaaagaagggaaactaaaggagacaaaatgccagaccaaagggaaagaaaggagatgaagtgccagagggagagataggagggagatgccagggcatgggggggagagaagggaagggaatagagatgccagaccatggggtggaatgggaaggaaggaaggaaaggagaagagagagatgcaagagcatagggaagggggtgaagccaaaatgaatcatgtacaaaggagagaaagggcacaggatatacagtttattgaaaggacatagaatgagggaagatgccatatggaacagagagaaggtggacagtggatgcaaggggcagagagagggtggacagtagatggaaggggtagagagagagggcacaagctgagtggaaggggcaaagagagggcagatgttgcatggcagggagcgaggacaaacggtgtatagaaagaagagagcatagAGAAGTtttttaaagcagaaatgacaaaaggtagaaagatttttttgttgctttacttagaatcaagtagtattgtaattgtattgataaaatttcataaataggaaatggaaataaggcagttttttggactaaaccctctTTTACTCAGGTCAGGACATGATACCATAACAGTACTATTctaaagaaagatttggcctctgaaagctaattgaaaaatggattagtccagtAAAAtggttattttcttatttctcattatttgttttatttttatttgttaatttgtaaagtggtgattgttatgtatcagttttttcaaatttacatcgactgtctttatattttgcacagtattaggggacacgtGTCGCTGTTTTTGTGGTGTCGTGGTGTTGCatttatgcagagtctggtttcttggcggttcagtttaacttttgtctacatatttctatttttagtttgtgattattccatattgggtaagggtgtatctctgttctgtatgtatgaaaagaacatagttttcagttggcattgactgcagcatcaattgactgtgcgggatccagtggcgtacctagggtatgtagcacccggagcccatcattttttgacaccccccccccccatctatatgaaaaatatgatttttagtaacaatccacatatcgcacaacaagagtgtacctaggaaaaggcagcatcttaaacactgcagtgagcactagaacaccaacacatacattgtaaaactaagcaagccagatcccgcacaatcaattgatcctgtagtcaatgccaacagaaacttcttttcatacacacagaaccagagatacaccctcgcccaatatggaataatcacaaactaaaaatagaaatatgtagacaaaagttaaactgaaccgccaagaaaccagaccctggatacaatgcaacaccacaaaaacagtaacacatgtcctctaatacagtgcaaaatataaagacagtaaatgtaaatttgaaaaaactgatacataacaatcaccattttacaaattaacaaataaaaataaaacaaataatgagaaataaaaaaataccattttattggactaatccccgtaagcttggtccccatccccgcaaaccacttgattccatccacacaagccttgaattgtttatattaaagtataaaaagaaacaatattctgtacaattgtcaatttataaatcagcatcttctccccactctctcttccccatttcccttcagcgtcctcagcccactctctctccactttccatcagcgcacgcacataaaaacaagcaagtaattttatatcattttcattctattcattcatagaaattaaagtctaaataatgccagtcacataacaaaacatgattttacaaaaataattccctgcacattcaagcctgcaaggattactagatgtcttccagcagctccccttcctccctcccccttacctttgtggccaagtcaaaatgatctaccaacaataaaattttaaaaacacaaagcacgctttacgcagagaaaatgttaattatcatttatattccgcggattttcaaagaagtcaaggcagatgactttatgcaatgtcacctcagtaacaactatacaaaaatagacaaatattccccctccctttttactaaaccgcaatagcggtttttagcgcagggagctgcgctgaatgccccacgctgctctcgacgctcataggctccctgcgctaaaaaacgctattgcggtttagtaaaagggagccatagtgcctcccaaaactttttctttgtttcacattgcccccttctttctttttctctctctccataccccctttctttctgtatgtctgtttttctctctctctccgtgccccatttctttctttgtttcaccctgcccccttctttctttctctctccatgccctctttcgttctgtatgtctgcctttctctctctctctctccgtgccccatttttttgtttcaccctaccccctttctttctttctttctggctccctgtcccccctttctttctttctccctgccctcccctatgccaccatcattgggaaaatgctgccaccaccactggggagtaggctgccactgccgccttcgggaacaggccggcgccgagttcgccctgcttctcttccccgcggggccgaccaactctcgccacccgcgtcaattctaacgtcggagaggacgttctgggccagccaggcagcaattggctggcccagaacgtcctctcctacgtcagaattgacgcgggtggcgagagttggtcggccccatagggaaaaggagggagaacttggcgccggcctcttcctgatggcggcggtggcactcaagtggctaaagagacacatgttcatttgccggcctagggagaacactggagggtggccagctgtgcacccccttggggcgtaaacccggggcggaccgcccccaccccaccccatccccagcttggtatgccactgtctgtacctcactccctccctatgaccaaaaattctccttctattccccgtgtacataaccatctctttccctcccttcctctttcccaagtccatgccttctgtgtccaaaaacacattccctccccacctcagcatctctttccctcccttcctctttcccaagtccatgccttctgtgtccaaaaacccattccatcccccacctcagcatctttttccctcccttactctctcccaagttcatgccttgtgtccaaaacgcactccctcccccttttgtgttccgcgtttgcttcccagcccatcttagcaactttctcagcaaaatggagcttgagtcgcaaggcttgtcttctatttcctgctttgcttaagccctctctccgatgtcagcgctgacatcggggaagacttccgatcggctatatgtgagcggcagggcaggtaggagcagaagacgagcctcgcggctcgagttatatttaaccccgcgggtcccctgtcattcccgttcagctctctcctgtgcagccccttggggcgtgcacccggggcagacctccccccgccccagttttacaatgtatgtgttggtgttctagtgttcactgcagtgtttaagatgctgccttttcctaggtacactcttgttgtgtgatatgtggattgttactaaaaatcatatttttcatatagatgggggggtgtcaaaaaatgatgggccccaggtgtcacatatgctaggtacgccactgcaagaaTGTGCAGAGGGAATGAGGTGGGTGCGGGGAGAAGGGTTCTTGGGGTTGGAACAGCTGGGAGAATTAGCACTGCTCTAGGAGGTTAGCATTCTgacaggggcaatgttaggaaattctactttacggagagggtagtggatgcctggaatgcgctcctgagagaggtggtggagagtaaaactgtgactgagttcaaagaagcgtgggatgaacacagaggatttagaatcagaaaataatattaaatattgaactaaggccagtactgggcagacttgcatggtctgtgtctgtatatggctgtttggtggaggatgggctggggagggcttcaatggctgggagggtgtagatgggctggagtaagtcttaacagagatttcggcagttggaacccaagcacagtaccaggtaaagctttggattcttgcccagaaatagctaagaagaaaaaattaaaaaattaaaattgaatcaggttgggcagactggatggaccatttgggtctttatctgccgtcatctaccatgTTATTATGTTAGTAGCAATTGTTCATTTTGCCTATGTTTGCTATGTTTCTTTTATAGCTGGCTCTTTATGTTGCTTCAGTTGTtcatctttaataaaaatgattgacatGCAAATTATATCAGCACTAGGCAGTGGCAGCACAGGGGCTTTTAGGCCTTTTTGGCCATGGGTGTCAGTCTAAGAGGGGGTGTTCACATGGAATGTTTCTTTTTTCGCATCTTCGGAGGATCTGCTTGGCTATTCACAGACTGACTTTTATGGGATTGGGCTTGTCTGGTGAGGATGccaaggaaggagaaattaggtcttgtctgccaattttctttcctttagttctttcagaccAGTCCAGATATCCTCCCTGATTCAGACTTTTTTATATTGTTTACTATAATCAGTCTTCTCTACTTGGAGTTCCAGTTCTtcttatttgtttctaataatgtttgtttattagcGTTTGATATAACGTTCTATCTTGGCGAAGTTCAGGGCGGTCTacaattctttttttaattgaGTATTTTTCCTATTGGTCTTGGTGGACACACTAGCTAGCTGTGGTATCTGGGGCTATAGAGGTCACAGGGAAAGTCACTGGGATCGAACTCGCAACTTCAGGGTGCCGAGCTagcagctctaatcactaggccacttaATAAAGTTGTTTATAAGACATTCCTTTAATGAAGAAGAAATGATGATTCATTGTTTAGCTCCCTTTCAGAAGAATTCCACTACTTTATTAGGGTCTAGAGCTGCAGTGTCCTTATGAAGCAGAGCACACAATTctgtattctctatctccacctgttgcttgagaataactcacaagttctggactgatctggtgggactaaaggaaagaaaatttaaTATTAAGTCCTTATTTCTCCTTAAGCTTCCTTGACTTTGCTCCCAATCATATATCAGGAAATTGGGAATACAGACATGAAATACAAGAATCGTGTGCGGAGCCGGATTGCAAACCTGAAAGACTCAAAGAATCCAGAACTGCGGAAGAAGGTTTTATGTGGTATGATCTCACCTGAGAATATAGCGGGCATGAGCTCAGAGGTGAGGACTGAGCTTGAAAAGGTCAAAATATTGGTAGGGTTTTTGGGATCATTTCATGGGCTTGGGCTTTGGCTTGAGGAGTCACTTTGCTTATGCGGGGAGAGATGACGAGTATATCTCAGTAGGACCAACTTGGTGAGGACAAAAGGGACACAGAGACTTTGATGGTGTATGGCATTTGTCTCTATAGGAAATGGCCAGTAATGAGTTGaaggagatgaggaaagcaaTGACAAAGGAAGCCATTCGAGAGCACCAGATGGGAAAGACGGGAGGAACCCAGACAGATCTTTTCACCTGTGGCAAGTGCAAGAAAAAGAATTGCACTTACACACAGGTATGTGCCAGATGGTTATATACAATTACTCTGTTTGTCTATGCTGTGCACACTGTGTTTGGGGTCCCTTTTGGCTGCTTCTCTCACTGCACAGCACAGACACACACTGTTGTGTAGAGCAGATTTGAGTTGAGAGGTCTCTCACTTTGTGTCACTCTTACCATGTATCCAGGTGCAGACCCGCAGTGCAGATGAACCCAtgactacctttgttgtctgtaaTGAGTGTGGGAACCGCTGGAAGGTGAGTACCAGGCTTTGGAGTGAAGTATCAATTCAATTACTGGGGTTGGAGAGATGGGTTGGGTCACCTGTTTTTTTGCAGCATCTGTCCAGGAGATGCTGCTTGATATGGAGGACAAGATGTGGTGAGGTAGCTGACTGACTCTGTTAGAAGGGACACATGTGTCTGAGGTGGCATATGACTTCAGATGAGAGGGTGGGAAGTAGTGAGGCCAGTGTTTTAGAGTCTGCATTAAGAAAAATCTTGGGAAtaaatggggaagggaaggcttGCTTGCAGATCTCACGAGTGAAATCTTTCCTCTTTTACCCGAATATACTGTTATTCCCCTCTGTATCCTGTAAtttccttcaatgttaggtaactCTCTTCGATTACCCAAATATATTATTATTTcccactgtatcctgtaattacCTGATTCTTGCTATGTAATTTTATCAGAAAAATTCCCCACTGTATCCTTTAATAACCTCAATGATAGGTAACTCTCTTCTGTTACCCGAATTTAATGTTATTccccactgtatcctgtaattacCTGAATCTTGCTATGTAACTCTCTCGGATAAATTCCTGATATCTTTAAATTTGTAATATTCTACCATAACATGTAACTTACTTGAATCATTgtatatgtaattctctcggtaatgtccagatctcttctaattgtaatccgcttagaaccgcaaggcacaagcggaatagaaatcactaatgtaatgtaatgaaaatgCTGAGCATTTTTCTCATTGATACACTATTAGGACAAGTGCTTGAGGCTTTCTGGAGTCAGCAGTATAGGAAGTAGAGCTgtaacaaatatttgtatttgatttgattcgGCCCCAAGTAGTGCCCCTAAATACATTATTCATATATCACTGAATAGTAATTTAAGTTTAAATATGAATATCCAGTACTTGAACTCTGATTTCACATTCCTTCTTTTATcatttatgttaaagctcaatgcctgTTATTCATATTTAGTATTCGGCGaaatagtaaaatatgctatttgCTACACTCTAATAGGAAGAACTAGAAATTATAAGTCAAACATAGTACAAATTAGTTAGATTGATCCCTAGCTGAGCCCTCTACTTATTTgctatgaaagttttttttttaagtacaagattaaaaacatatttttctatTCTTACAGTTCTGTTGAACGTCGGTGACACCTACAACCATGAAACCTAAACATGGACCAGAAAGCTGCAGCCTTCATTGTGCTGCAAGAGAATGTGTAAAACCATTTCTCAATCCCATTCATGCCTGTGAAAAGCACTTCATCTGGTGCCAGAGAGCCAAGGCTTCTCCATAGTTCATTAGAAGATTTTCAGTTGCAGTTTGCCATATTTCTCAATCTGAAGATAATCTgttttgtttaataaattttgttgccaTTTTCTGTCCTTTTACTTGCTGTCTGTAGCAGTTTCCTTTGTTTGCCTACATATTTGAGATGAAAGGAGATTTGCTTTTTGTATGAATAGGATGACAAGATGCCTGGTTCATTTATGGTTTCTATAAGAAATAAGATATACATAGAGGAGCTGATGTATAGTTATATACTTCATTTATTACTCATTTCATATGTGTTGAACATTTTTCCttttcacacacacaaaaaaatatggggacTTTTGTCATTCAGTACCGGTATTGATGCTTGTTTGAAGATTCAGGGGCCGATTATTATTCAGATGGTGGAGGTCATTAGACCTAGATACGCTAAGGCCCTGACTGGATATTGGTTGGGACCTGCATAAGGATGCAGGTGATCtctgatcccccccccctcccaccctgaagGTAAGAAGAGCCACTGGGGTCTGAAGGACAAGAGTGATGCATGCTTCCTcactcattacattacattacattacattacatttgtgatttctattccgcctatgccttgcggttctaagcggattacagttaaaagagatcaggacattaccgagagaattacattacaacgatttaagtaaattacatgttgtggtatagaaatacaagtataagatatctggatttattgaaagaataacttgacagggttcaagtagttacaaggttcagtggggaaatcaatataggcaactgaagaaagatacctaactttgaaggaatcagttaagtggatacctaagggagattcttttttaggagaaggttaaatggatacctaagggagatgcttatttaggagtttggatatttttcgtaaatgaggttcaaggggatgactagtgtgttatttgctggggagagtgcatgtgcgattggagaggggaatattaagtaaggacgtgttttttgaaaagaaatgttttgatttctttccgaaacactttgatgtctgttgttttgatcatcagtttggtgatggtggggtcaatttttgctgtctgagttgctagaaggctgtcataaagtttcttacgtcgggtaccattatgaggggggaaggtgaaaagattctgagttcttcttgatctgggtagtctgtagcggcaaagacggttgttcaggtaattgggggccatatcatgagttactttgaaaagtaagcagtagagtttgaattgagttcttgcttttatcggaagccagtgagagtctacataggcgggtgtgatgtggtcgaatttgctgagcgagtagatgagtctgatagctgtgttctgaacggtctgtagttgttttatcatagtatttgggcaaggcaggtagaggctgttgcagtaatctaaggagctgagtatgagggattgtacaatgatcttgaagtgttctttggaaaagaattttcttatttttcttaggtttcgcatggtgaagaatgctttttttatggttttgtgtatttgtgtttgcattgtgcagcctctgtctaggtgtgttcccagaattttgagagtattctgtattggatatttgattgtgtttacatctagttctgttagggatggtttttgttccttctctagtagtaggaatttggttttctccgcattcagttttaacttgtagttcgtcatccatttttctacagtttctaatgttgttttcaggcgtccgttggaggtggggtcttggatatcgaaggggaggaggatggttatatcatccgcgtagctgaaggatgtaatgtttagggcgtctagggccgtgcctagggatgctatgaagaggttgaaaagtatgggcgatagaggggatccttgtggaactccgcaggggtttgaccatgagtcggatagaagatcatttgacttgactctgtatgatcttgttttgaggaatccttggaaccagttgagaacattacctgatattcctgtggcatctagtatctggagtagtatggaatggtcaactaagtcgaatgctgctgaaagatcgagttggatgattagtaacttatttcctttgctgaggtgctgacgggctatgtctagtagggaaaccagaagtgtttcagtactgtgattggttctgaatccggattgagtagggtgtaggatgtggtggtcttctaggtaattggcgagatattgtgctactagaccctctatgagtttgacgtatagaggtatagaagcgattggtctataatttgttgggctgtctattgggcctttggggtcttttagtatgggagtaattatgatttcacCAAGTTCCGgggggaactgaccttcccttagggtagtttgcagccatagcgtgagaccagctgtgaatttagtggacgctgtagctagtagataaggaggacaattgttcaaatcacatgaagatttgctgtattttttatacagccggtctaggtctgacctttgtgtcgttgggaagttggtccagatcctatctgctgaggtggcttcgtcttttgtgggttttgttagtatctcttctaaAATGTTTCGAGAGTTGTTaaatgtggatctgattgtgatgattttgtgtttgaaatggtccgctagttgggagactgttggagtttggtttcctagggtggcgaggtggggtttggtatcagtgagatttctgacaaggttgaaaagttttttttgtgtccggtttatcggtgccaatgagtttggagtagtagtctgttcttttttccttcagtttgattttgtatgctgctgtttgatttggtgtctccattctgttttggtgtggtcttgtttctgttttttccatgtcctttctaattgtctgcattgtctttttaggtgtaggagttcggcgtcaaaccatttgtctgatggtctgcatattttatttttatttttagtggtgctagtttgtttaaagcggattcacttgtggagcgccaggtgtttatgaatcctttgggattgtttaggtctatttctgggtctactgtgtcccagaatgtggtaggATTGATTTTCTTTCTGGACTTGAAGCTTGTTGTGTGTGgcgtgggtttgttgttattctgcacccagttaattgtgaaggtgtacttgtaatggtcagaccataaggtgggatgccatgagccgttggtgatgtggatgttttgtgtgttaaggTTGGGGAAAGTGTAAGcggctatatcaagttgatggcccttttcatgcgtgggttcgggattgagtatctggtaagatatagtgttgaggtatgaaagaatgtccgctacttgtttggaggtgtggtcttctaagtggagattgatgtctcctaggatcaggttatgtgtggaggagagggaatgctggaggataaattcttcgagttcttgtttagaggtgttccattttcctggtgtgacatagcagagaaggcagttcagagttcctgtgagagtgttgtcag contains:
- the TCEA2 gene encoding transcription elongation factor A protein 2 isoform X3, which translates into the protein MSVNALRKQSMDEEVISLSKSLIKSWKKLLDAPEEKTEERKKKESGDSMDPSSHRKQEQPKTPTTPKITTFPPVAVTSDTVRNKCRELLTAALQTDNDYIAIGTDCKHLAAQIEEIIYQEIGNTDMKYKNRVRSRIANLKDSKNPELRKKVLCGMISPENIAGMSSEEMASNELKEMRKAMTKEAIREHQMGKTGGTQTDLFTCGKCKKKNCTYTQVQTRSADEPMTTFVVCNECGNRWKFC